A genomic window from Methanobacterium sp. BRmetb2 includes:
- the hypB gene encoding hydrogenase accessory protein HypB encodes MHKIAEVEIQHDIMIANKKLAKKNQKILDKHHVFAVDVLGAIGSGKTSLIENLIQEMNYNIGVIAGDVISRFDAGRFKQYDVPVVGLNTGKECHLDAHLVEHAFGDLPLNDINLLFIENVGNLICPVDFDLGSHIRMVVISVSEGDDTVEKHPLIFKDADLVVINKVDIAEAVGADQDKMVSDVQALNPEVEVIKTSLKTGEGLEDIITSIEAFIKEEQL; translated from the coding sequence ATGCATAAGATAGCTGAAGTTGAAATTCAACATGACATTATGATAGCTAACAAAAAATTAGCTAAAAAGAATCAAAAAATCCTTGACAAACACCATGTTTTTGCAGTTGACGTTTTAGGAGCAATAGGCTCTGGTAAAACCTCCCTTATAGAAAATTTAATACAAGAAATGAATTATAATATCGGGGTTATTGCTGGGGATGTTATCAGCAGATTCGATGCAGGAAGATTCAAACAATACGATGTTCCTGTGGTTGGATTGAATACTGGAAAAGAGTGCCACCTTGATGCCCATTTAGTGGAACACGCATTTGGTGATCTTCCCCTCAACGACATAAACTTGCTTTTTATTGAAAATGTAGGTAACTTAATCTGTCCCGTGGACTTTGATTTAGGATCACATATTAGAATGGTGGTAATTAGTGTAAGTGAGGGTGACGACACTGTAGAAAAACATCCACTAATCTTCAAAGATGCGGATCTGGTGGTAATAAACAAAGTAGATATTGCCGAGGCAGTTGGAGCCGACCAAGACAAAATGGTTTCTGATGTCCAAGCACTCAACCCTGAAGTTGAAGTTATAAAAACCAGTCTAAAAACAGGTGAAGGTTTAGAGGATATTATAACAAGTATCGAAGCTTTTATTAAAGAAGAACAATTATAA
- a CDS encoding alkylhydroperoxidase, with the protein MTEEKPRPYRFTEAVSNELDTAFKNLASEILKDGALSSKDKSLIALACAVAVNCQHCVKAHKKHAIMAGATQEEIIEAAAVAGQVRLGSGFTFASFLLDD; encoded by the coding sequence TTGACAGAAGAAAAACCAAGACCTTATCGATTTACAGAGGCAGTAAGTAACGAGTTAGATACAGCATTTAAGAATTTAGCATCAGAAATATTGAAAGACGGTGCATTATCATCAAAAGACAAGTCTTTAATAGCATTGGCATGTGCAGTGGCAGTAAATTGCCAGCACTGTGTTAAAGCACATAAAAAACACGCCATCATGGCTGGTGCAACTCAAGAGGAAATAATTGAAGCTGCAGCAGTAGCAGGCCAAGTACGTCTTGGTTCAGGTTTTACTTTTGCATCATTCCTTCTTGATGATTAA
- a CDS encoding pyridoxamine 5'-phosphate oxidase gives MDFKDCIKFANETPVCYLATAEGDQPRVRALGFWFADENGFYFQIGAIKDMYGQLQANPKVEACFWQPDETTGTMMRVAGEIEFVDDPELKKKVIEDRPFLKEFGMTFDHPGLIIFRIAKGEAYFWTMQTNFEPKKFIKFGD, from the coding sequence ATGGACTTTAAGGATTGTATAAAATTCGCAAATGAAACACCAGTATGTTACCTTGCAACAGCAGAAGGAGATCAACCCAGAGTAAGGGCACTAGGATTTTGGTTTGCTGATGAGAACGGCTTTTACTTCCAAATTGGGGCTATAAAAGATATGTACGGACAGCTTCAAGCCAACCCTAAAGTTGAAGCGTGTTTCTGGCAGCCAGATGAGACCACTGGAACCATGATGCGGGTGGCTGGTGAAATCGAGTTTGTTGATGATCCAGAACTTAAAAAGAAGGTTATAGAAGATAGACCATTCTTGAAAGAGTTCGGCATGACATTTGACCATCCGGGACTTATAATTTTCCGTATCGCCAAAGGTGAAGCCTATTTCTGGACAATGCAAACTAACTTTGAGCCTAAGAAGTTCATCAAATTTGGGGATTAA
- a CDS encoding methionine synthase has protein sequence MLTTVVGSYPPIPQEPKTFKDKFLNILGAYDNYKPAIALAVSDQIKAGVDIISDGQVRAGMLEIFANAIPGMMVEDKTPKIVGKIRPSPASICGEDFKYTLKIAQNISKDYGNSKKTLKEGVKGVKGIITGPSTLVFSSRIEGFYKKKDDAIIDLAYALKEEAHYLEDAGAIYIQIDEPFISTGMVNISTAKKAIEIIIKDLSIPVGLHVCGDVTSVFDQLLIFPVDIIDCEFAGIPGNMKALQNVNFHGKKIGFGCFDTKNDRVETKEEIENLIKKGIDLIGSENMIIDPDCGMRMRSHDSAFKKLKTMVKVAKTL, from the coding sequence ATGTTAACTACAGTTGTGGGAAGTTATCCCCCCATCCCACAAGAGCCAAAAACATTCAAAGATAAATTTTTAAATATATTAGGAGCTTATGATAATTATAAGCCAGCCATAGCTCTGGCAGTTAGTGATCAAATCAAAGCAGGGGTGGACATTATCTCTGATGGTCAGGTAAGAGCGGGTATGCTGGAAATTTTTGCAAATGCAATTCCTGGAATGATGGTTGAAGATAAGACTCCGAAGATTGTGGGAAAAATACGGCCCTCTCCAGCATCTATATGTGGAGAAGACTTTAAGTACACCCTAAAAATTGCCCAAAACATTTCAAAAGATTATGGTAATTCTAAAAAAACTCTTAAAGAAGGTGTAAAAGGAGTTAAAGGTATCATAACCGGACCATCTACACTGGTTTTCTCATCCAGAATAGAAGGATTTTACAAGAAAAAGGATGATGCTATTATTGATTTGGCATACGCATTAAAAGAAGAAGCCCATTACTTAGAAGATGCTGGGGCTATTTATATCCAGATTGATGAACCATTCATCTCTACGGGCATGGTAAATATTTCCACTGCAAAAAAGGCAATTGAAATTATAATTAAAGATCTATCAATACCAGTGGGTTTACATGTTTGTGGAGATGTAACCAGTGTTTTTGACCAGCTTTTAATCTTCCCTGTAGATATCATTGACTGTGAATTTGCTGGAATCCCTGGAAATATGAAAGCACTGCAAAATGTTAATTTCCATGGGAAGAAAATAGGATTTGGATGTTTTGATACTAAAAACGATAGAGTGGAAACTAAAGAAGAAATAGAAAATTTGATAAAAAAAGGAATAGATCTAATCGGATCAGAGAATATGATTATAGATCCAGATTGTGGGATGAGAATGCGATCACATGATTCTGCATTTAAAAAACTTAAAACAATGGTAAAAGTAGCAAAAACTCTTTAA
- a CDS encoding thymidylate synthase, producing MSFQIEVNEIADGWETLVRKIMKEGKEIKDERGSLTKEILNTVVTIINPLGNKMSEDFYLNKIAKVQEIRIPEGYFWSGEKLELYSEQFLSKDRQGFVYTYGNRLRKHFNDIDQIQVAIDRLKNCEESRRAISVTWDPTVDTKTEEVPCMILVDLKIRNGKLYTTALWRSHDIYGAWFPNAVGLTHLAKYVAEKLDVEVATVTIHSISAHIYEVNFKDTEKILEL from the coding sequence ATGTCATTTCAAATTGAAGTTAATGAAATAGCAGACGGGTGGGAAACACTTGTTAGAAAAATAATGAAAGAAGGTAAAGAGATAAAGGATGAAAGAGGGTCTCTTACTAAAGAAATTTTAAACACTGTAGTTACCATAATTAATCCACTTGGAAATAAAATGTCAGAGGACTTTTACCTAAACAAAATTGCCAAAGTACAGGAAATCAGGATCCCTGAAGGATACTTTTGGAGTGGTGAAAAACTGGAACTGTACTCTGAACAATTTTTAAGCAAAGACCGTCAGGGATTTGTATACACTTACGGTAATCGGCTTAGAAAACATTTTAACGATATTGATCAGATACAGGTGGCCATTGACCGACTAAAAAACTGTGAAGAGTCCAGAAGAGCCATCTCTGTAACATGGGACCCCACTGTTGATACAAAAACTGAAGAAGTGCCCTGTATGATCTTAGTTGACCTTAAAATAAGGAATGGGAAGCTTTATACAACTGCACTCTGGCGTTCACATGACATATACGGAGCATGGTTCCCTAACGCAGTTGGCCTTACACATTTGGCTAAATATGTAGCTGAAAAGCTTGATGTGGAGGTGGCAACAGTTACTATTCATTCTATTAGCGCCCATATATATGAAGTTAATTTTAAAGATACAGAAAAGATTTTAGAACTATAA
- the mch gene encoding methenyltetrahydromethanopterin cyclohydrolase, with translation MVSVNLEAKKTVDLMIEKADELNIAVSKLENGSTVIDAGVNVSGSLKAGELYTKVCLGGLADVGISIPGDLSEKFALPSVKIKTDSPAISTLGAQKAGWSVSVGDFFALGSGPARALALKPAETYEEIGYKDDADIAILTLEADKLPGADVTDAIASECGVSPENVFVLVAPTASLVGSIQIAGRVVENGTYKMLEALHFDVTKVKIAAGIAPIAPVDPDGLKAMGKTNDAVLFGGRTYYYIESEEGDDIESLAENLPSSSSEGYGKPFYDIFKEADYDFYKIDKGMFAPAEVVINDLRTGEMFKKGYINAELLMKSFGI, from the coding sequence ATGGTAAGTGTCAATCTTGAAGCTAAAAAGACAGTAGATTTAATGATAGAAAAAGCAGATGAATTAAATATTGCAGTATCCAAACTTGAAAATGGTTCAACAGTTATTGATGCGGGTGTAAACGTTTCAGGAAGCCTTAAAGCAGGAGAACTTTACACCAAGGTTTGTTTGGGTGGACTGGCAGACGTGGGAATCTCCATTCCAGGAGATTTATCTGAAAAATTCGCTTTACCTTCTGTTAAAATTAAAACCGATTCTCCTGCAATATCAACCTTGGGAGCACAAAAAGCAGGTTGGTCTGTAAGTGTAGGGGATTTTTTTGCCCTTGGTTCAGGCCCAGCAAGAGCATTAGCATTAAAACCAGCAGAAACATATGAAGAAATAGGGTACAAAGACGATGCAGATATTGCTATACTAACTCTGGAAGCTGACAAATTACCTGGAGCAGATGTAACTGATGCCATAGCCAGTGAATGTGGTGTATCGCCTGAGAACGTGTTTGTACTGGTTGCACCAACTGCATCCCTAGTAGGATCTATTCAGATAGCAGGAAGAGTTGTGGAAAATGGTACCTATAAAATGCTGGAGGCACTTCACTTCGATGTTACCAAGGTTAAAATAGCTGCCGGCATTGCACCTATAGCACCAGTAGACCCTGACGGACTGAAAGCAATGGGGAAAACCAACGATGCTGTTTTATTTGGAGGTAGAACCTACTATTACATAGAATCAGAGGAAGGCGATGATATAGAATCATTAGCAGAAAATCTGCCATCTTCATCATCTGAAGGATATGGTAAACCATTCTACGATATATTTAAAGAAGCAGATTATGATTTCTACAAGATTGATAAGGGAATGTTCGCACCGGCTGAAGTTGTTATAAACGATTTAAGAACTGGTGAGATGTTCAAAAAAGGATATATTAATGCAGAACTTCTCATGAAATCCTTTGGAATCTAA
- a CDS encoding phenylalanine--tRNA ligase subunit beta gives MPVITFDYEDLYQVLGTEISQEKLIELLPMIGSDIEDYDQETIRVEFFPNRPDHFSVEGIARTLKGFLGIETGLPEYKISSSGMEVEVDPSLKEVRPYVAFCVVEGVNLNENKLKQIMEFQEDLHWVIGRDRKKVAIGIHNLDVIEPPFVYRAADPNRVTFIPLDSVEEMSLKEILQEHKKGIEYAHLIDQYDRYPLILDFHDEVLSMPPIINGELTKLTENTKNVLIDVTGTDEKAVNYALNIIATSFAEAGAKIKSVKLNYSDRTVTTPNLMPKKKLVQVGNAQKIIGIDMAEEDMVQMLEKVRLGAINTKMGEIEVTIPAYRIDILHEVDIIENIAIGHCFNRIKPEMPEIATVGKENKWDAFDNLLREILIGMGFYEIMSLMLTSEKKHYKNLNLIEDERVEVAQPISVERTMIRKSLLNGLMEFLEDNKHEELPQKIFEIGDTVYIDKNRETHVRTVKKLAGAVTHSSANFTEIKSIMDAVIANLGLQMEVDVYDHPSFIQGRCAAVKGIKTPKSEIQLKGFFGEINPEVITQFDLEYPVIAFEIEFTV, from the coding sequence ATGCCAGTTATAACATTTGATTATGAAGATTTATACCAGGTTTTAGGAACAGAAATATCACAGGAAAAGCTGATAGAACTTCTACCCATGATTGGAAGTGATATTGAAGATTATGACCAGGAAACAATTCGGGTTGAATTTTTTCCCAATCGTCCGGATCACTTCAGTGTAGAAGGGATAGCGCGAACCCTGAAAGGATTTTTAGGAATAGAAACTGGACTGCCGGAATATAAAATAAGCAGTTCAGGTATGGAAGTTGAAGTAGATCCTAGCTTAAAGGAGGTCAGACCTTATGTTGCTTTCTGCGTAGTAGAAGGTGTGAATCTCAATGAGAATAAATTAAAACAGATCATGGAATTCCAGGAGGATCTGCACTGGGTTATTGGACGTGATCGAAAAAAGGTGGCTATTGGAATTCACAATTTGGATGTTATTGAACCTCCATTTGTGTATAGGGCTGCTGATCCGAATAGAGTAACTTTCATACCTCTAGATTCTGTGGAAGAGATGAGTCTTAAAGAAATCCTACAGGAACATAAAAAAGGAATTGAATATGCACATCTAATTGACCAGTATGATAGATATCCCCTCATCCTGGATTTCCATGATGAAGTACTCTCCATGCCGCCTATTATCAATGGTGAGCTTACCAAACTCACTGAGAATACTAAAAACGTTTTAATTGATGTTACAGGTACTGATGAGAAGGCAGTAAATTATGCGCTGAACATAATTGCTACTTCCTTTGCTGAAGCAGGAGCCAAGATAAAATCAGTGAAACTCAATTATTCTGATAGAACTGTAACCACACCCAATTTAATGCCTAAGAAAAAGCTGGTCCAAGTGGGGAATGCCCAGAAAATTATTGGAATAGACATGGCTGAGGAAGACATGGTTCAGATGCTTGAAAAAGTTCGATTAGGTGCAATCAACACTAAAATGGGAGAAATTGAAGTCACTATTCCTGCATATAGAATTGACATACTCCATGAAGTGGATATAATCGAAAATATTGCCATTGGCCATTGTTTTAACAGGATTAAACCGGAAATGCCGGAAATAGCCACAGTAGGAAAAGAAAATAAATGGGACGCTTTTGATAATCTCCTAAGAGAAATTTTAATAGGAATGGGTTTCTATGAGATTATGAGCCTCATGCTAACCAGTGAAAAAAAGCATTACAAAAATTTAAATCTTATTGAAGATGAAAGGGTAGAAGTGGCCCAACCAATATCGGTGGAGCGGACAATGATCCGTAAAAGTCTTTTAAATGGGCTTATGGAGTTTTTAGAGGATAACAAACACGAAGAACTGCCTCAAAAAATTTTTGAGATAGGAGATACAGTCTACATAGATAAAAATAGGGAAACCCATGTTAGAACAGTCAAAAAACTCGCCGGAGCCGTAACTCATTCTAGTGCCAATTTCACTGAAATAAAATCAATAATGGATGCAGTTATCGCAAATTTAGGTTTGCAAATGGAAGTCGATGTTTATGATCATCCCTCCTTTATACAGGGCCGTTGTGCTGCTGTAAAGGGAATTAAAACACCAAAAAGTGAAATTCAACTTAAAGGATTCTTTGGGGAGATAAATCCAGAAGTTATCACCCAATTTGATCTGGAATATCCAGTCATAGCCTTTGAAATTGAATTTACAGTATAA
- a CDS encoding valine--tRNA ligase: MSKDNIPKDYDHKKETSWQEIWQKNDIHKFIGDENRPNYIIDTPPPYPTGSIHMGHVLNWLYMDIIARFSRMKGFDVLFPQGWDCHGLPTEVKVEETHHIKKSDVPREEFRKMCIDLTRDNIKMMKSQMQQLGFSQDWSREYVTMTDEYMQKTQLSFLKLYDQGMIYQGIHPVNWCPRCETAIAFAEVEYSENETYLNYLEFPAEDGKKGVMIATTRPELLSACVAVVVHPEDERYHDLAGKEVEVPIFGRKVKIIKDKEVDPEFGTGAVMICTFGDKTDVSWVNRYNLDIIEAIDEKGTMTKAAGRYEGLPLSVCKERTIEDLENEGILIKKEKVDQNVGQCWRCKTPIEILVKKQWFVAVKEMIDDVVGAAENMNWVPEHMKTRLLNWTGSMDWDWCISRQRIFATPIPVWYCSKCGKVHLPSTKDLPVDPARDTFKGECECGNKEFMGEVDVLDTWMDSSISPLVIAGWPYNGYNNLFPSNIRQQGHDIIRTWAFYTILRCKALTGIAPFNEVVVNGMVFGDDGHKMSKSRGNVITPEDVIEDYGADALRLWASNSVPGSDVPFEWKDVKYGYKFLRKFWNAFRFINIHISEFQVEGSSDTIIKTLKPLDKWILSKLNHVNEIVTSSLDLYQFADAVSHIQQFIWHDFCDEYIESVKYRLYTDSPDMLNSKIAAQYTLKTVILTTLKLLAPITPHFVDEVYQHVNTDEDILSIHSTSWPKFDPELINKEAEDVGNTGVHIIGEIRRFKSTSKMPLNANIKAVNIYTTNNELYEKIQILVDDIKGTMRISQLNVEMGNPDVQEIVVEVSPQMAKIGPEFKKEAPKIVQYLQSTPPQEIATQLKQKGFINIGDCKITPDHITTKKEVVGKTGEKVEIQQIEDLNVVLEIVV, translated from the coding sequence ATGAGCAAAGACAATATTCCTAAGGACTATGATCACAAAAAAGAGACATCATGGCAAGAAATATGGCAGAAAAACGATATTCATAAATTTATAGGTGATGAAAACCGTCCCAACTACATTATTGACACACCACCACCATATCCCACTGGATCCATACACATGGGGCACGTTTTAAACTGGCTTTACATGGACATTATTGCACGATTCAGTCGGATGAAAGGGTTCGACGTACTGTTTCCCCAGGGTTGGGACTGTCACGGACTTCCAACTGAGGTCAAAGTGGAAGAAACACATCACATTAAGAAAAGTGATGTTCCTCGGGAAGAATTCCGGAAAATGTGTATTGATCTTACCCGTGATAATATTAAAATGATGAAATCCCAGATGCAGCAGCTGGGATTCTCTCAGGACTGGTCCCGGGAATATGTGACCATGACTGATGAGTACATGCAAAAAACCCAACTATCGTTTCTAAAATTATATGATCAAGGAATGATCTATCAAGGAATTCACCCTGTAAACTGGTGTCCTCGCTGTGAAACTGCAATTGCCTTTGCTGAAGTAGAATACTCCGAAAATGAGACTTACCTCAACTATCTGGAGTTTCCAGCAGAAGATGGTAAAAAGGGAGTTATGATTGCCACCACCCGACCTGAACTATTATCTGCCTGTGTTGCAGTTGTGGTTCATCCTGAAGATGAAAGGTACCATGACCTGGCTGGTAAAGAGGTAGAAGTTCCTATTTTCGGCCGTAAAGTAAAGATTATAAAAGATAAGGAAGTTGACCCAGAATTTGGTACTGGTGCAGTTATGATATGTACTTTTGGGGATAAAACTGATGTTTCATGGGTTAACCGTTATAATTTGGATATTATTGAAGCCATTGACGAGAAAGGTACTATGACCAAGGCAGCCGGCAGATATGAAGGTCTTCCTTTATCAGTGTGCAAGGAGAGAACTATTGAAGATCTTGAAAATGAGGGAATTCTGATTAAAAAAGAAAAGGTAGATCAAAATGTAGGTCAGTGCTGGAGATGCAAAACACCCATAGAAATTTTGGTTAAGAAACAGTGGTTTGTTGCAGTAAAAGAGATGATAGATGATGTTGTAGGGGCTGCAGAGAACATGAACTGGGTTCCAGAACATATGAAAACCCGTTTGTTAAACTGGACTGGTTCTATGGATTGGGATTGGTGCATATCCCGTCAAAGAATATTTGCAACCCCCATACCAGTATGGTACTGCAGCAAATGTGGAAAGGTACATTTACCATCCACAAAGGACCTTCCAGTAGATCCCGCCCGTGACACATTTAAAGGTGAATGTGAATGTGGAAATAAAGAATTTATGGGAGAGGTTGACGTTTTAGATACATGGATGGATAGCTCCATAAGTCCTCTGGTTATAGCAGGATGGCCTTATAATGGATATAATAATCTATTCCCCTCTAATATAAGACAACAGGGTCATGATATAATACGTACCTGGGCTTTCTACACCATACTCAGATGTAAAGCATTAACTGGCATTGCCCCATTTAATGAAGTGGTTGTAAATGGTATGGTCTTTGGCGATGACGGCCATAAAATGAGTAAATCACGGGGAAATGTTATAACACCTGAAGATGTTATCGAAGATTATGGTGCCGATGCCCTACGTTTATGGGCCTCTAACAGTGTCCCTGGATCTGATGTTCCCTTTGAATGGAAAGACGTTAAATATGGATATAAATTCTTAAGAAAATTCTGGAATGCTTTTAGATTTATTAACATCCATATATCTGAATTTCAAGTAGAAGGATCATCAGATACTATTATAAAAACATTAAAACCATTGGATAAGTGGATATTGTCCAAGTTGAACCACGTTAATGAGATTGTGACAAGTTCCCTTGATTTATATCAATTTGCTGATGCAGTATCCCATATTCAGCAATTTATCTGGCATGATTTCTGTGATGAATATATTGAATCAGTTAAATATCGATTGTACACTGACTCGCCAGATATGTTAAATTCAAAGATTGCCGCCCAGTATACCCTTAAAACAGTGATTCTGACTACTTTAAAGCTTTTAGCACCTATAACTCCTCATTTTGTTGATGAAGTTTATCAACATGTGAATACTGATGAAGATATTTTAAGTATTCATTCCACTTCTTGGCCAAAATTTGATCCAGAATTAATTAACAAGGAAGCTGAAGATGTTGGAAACACTGGTGTTCACATTATTGGGGAGATAAGAAGATTTAAATCTACCTCAAAAATGCCATTGAATGCTAATATAAAAGCAGTTAATATATACACTACTAATAATGAATTATATGAAAAAATTCAGATATTAGTAGATGATATTAAGGGTACCATGCGCATTTCCCAGTTGAATGTGGAAATGGGTAACCCTGATGTTCAGGAAATAGTGGTGGAAGTCTCACCACAAATGGCAAAAATCGGACCAGAATTTAAAAAAGAAGCTCCTAAAATTGTACAATATTTACAGTCAACCCCTCCTCAGGAAATCGCAACCCAACTAAAACAAAAAGGATTCATCAATATTGGCGATTGTAAAATTACTCCTGATCACATCACCACAAAAAAAGAAGTTGTGGGGAAAACTGGAGAAAAAGTGGAAATACAACAAATAGAGGATTTAAATGTTGTATTGGAGATAGTGGTTTAA
- the aroA gene encoding 3-phosphoshikimate 1-carboxyvinyltransferase yields MELNIQKTDKIQGVVKAPPSKSYTHRAVIISSLAEGKSTLRNPLYSEDTNASIDACRSFGTIIETFDAHCQVTGTGGVIETPADVVDVKNSGTTLRIMTSVSALSPGTTVLTGDNSLRKRPMQNLLDSLRKLEVNAYSTRNNGMPPIIINSGFKGGKTSIKGDISSQFLSSLLIASPYANEPVSVEVKGNFISRPYVDMTLDVMEKFGAKVEFDVEENIFHIDKQIYKGLDYVVEGDYSSASYLVAAAAALESEVTIQNLFKDSKQGDKIILDIVQEMGAELKIKNDEITITGNGELTGIDVDLSNAPDLLPTMAALGAVAQGKTRIFGAEHARYKETDRIHTSALELSKLGVSVCEKKDGLTIEGGAQGGVVDSHKDHRLVMALTIVGLKVGNLKINNSSCYEVSFPNFPQFMKKLGCRM; encoded by the coding sequence ATGGAATTAAATATCCAAAAAACAGATAAAATTCAGGGCGTAGTAAAGGCCCCTCCGTCTAAAAGTTACACCCACCGGGCGGTGATTATATCTAGTCTAGCTGAAGGTAAATCAACCCTTAGAAATCCCTTATATTCTGAGGACACAAATGCATCTATTGATGCCTGCCGATCTTTTGGAACCATAATTGAAACATTTGATGCCCACTGCCAAGTTACTGGTACTGGTGGTGTTATTGAAACCCCTGCAGATGTGGTAGATGTTAAAAATTCGGGTACTACACTGCGTATCATGACCAGTGTTTCTGCTCTCTCACCAGGTACAACAGTTTTAACTGGTGATAACTCTCTGCGCAAAAGACCCATGCAGAATTTATTAGATTCACTCCGAAAACTTGAGGTTAATGCTTATTCAACCAGAAATAATGGTATGCCTCCCATAATTATAAATAGTGGTTTTAAGGGAGGGAAAACTAGTATAAAAGGAGATATAAGCTCTCAATTTCTATCATCTTTGCTTATTGCCTCGCCCTATGCTAATGAACCAGTCAGTGTTGAGGTTAAGGGAAATTTCATATCCAGACCCTATGTGGACATGACTCTGGATGTTATGGAAAAATTTGGGGCAAAGGTGGAGTTTGATGTTGAAGAAAACATATTTCACATTGATAAACAGATTTATAAAGGCCTAGATTATGTTGTTGAAGGAGATTATTCCTCTGCGTCATACCTGGTTGCCGCAGCAGCTGCACTTGAATCAGAAGTGACAATTCAAAATCTTTTCAAAGATTCCAAACAGGGAGATAAAATTATATTGGATATTGTTCAAGAAATGGGTGCAGAACTTAAGATTAAAAACGATGAAATCACCATTACAGGAAATGGAGAGTTAACAGGTATAGATGTTGATCTGAGTAATGCTCCAGATCTGCTGCCTACTATGGCGGCTCTGGGAGCAGTGGCCCAGGGAAAAACCAGAATATTTGGAGCAGAACATGCCCGTTACAAGGAAACTGACCGTATTCACACTAGTGCATTAGAACTTTCCAAATTAGGCGTATCAGTTTGTGAAAAAAAAGATGGACTAACCATTGAGGGTGGTGCACAGGGAGGTGTGGTTGATTCACATAAGGATCACCGGCTGGTAATGGCCCTGACCATTGTGGGACTTAAAGTAGGTAACTTAAAAATAAATAACTCCTCTTGCTACGAAGTATCATTTCCTAATTTCCCCCAATTCATGAAAAAATTAGGATGTAGGATGTAA
- a CDS encoding endonuclease III — protein sequence MEILLNKYDLRVFEDGDPYRVLIRTILSQRTRDDNTDAASAQLFSKYHTIQEIAQADVEDLQPLIKKAGFYRVKSQRIKDVSQMLLDEYDGKVPEKINELLKLPGVGRKTANCVLVYGFKEAAIPVDVHVHRISNRLGLVDTKNPEETEFELEKIVPQDLWIDLNDLLVQFGQDICRPISPKHEECPIRDYCDFYRDMKKQVD from the coding sequence ATGGAAATTCTCTTGAACAAATATGATTTAAGGGTTTTTGAGGATGGTGACCCTTATAGGGTCCTTATTCGCACCATATTATCCCAGAGAACCCGTGATGATAACACTGATGCTGCGTCCGCCCAACTTTTCTCTAAATATCATACTATACAAGAAATTGCCCAGGCTGATGTTGAAGACCTCCAACCATTAATTAAAAAGGCGGGTTTCTACCGGGTTAAATCTCAAAGAATAAAAGATGTCTCCCAGATGCTGCTGGATGAATATGATGGAAAAGTACCAGAGAAGATAAATGAATTGTTAAAACTTCCTGGTGTTGGTAGAAAAACTGCCAACTGTGTACTGGTATATGGATTTAAGGAAGCGGCAATACCTGTGGATGTGCATGTTCACCGAATATCCAACCGTCTTGGACTAGTGGATACAAAAAACCCCGAGGAAACTGAGTTTGAACTGGAAAAAATTGTTCCTCAAGATCTTTGGATTGACCTTAATGATTTGTTAGTACAGTTTGGCCAAGATATTTGCAGGCCTATCAGTCCCAAACATGAAGAATGTCCCATCAGAGATTACTGCGATTTTTACAGAGATATGAAAAAACAAGTTGATTAA
- a CDS encoding desulfoferrodoxin, translating into MTELNQVYRCQVCENIVEVVHPGIGELVCCGQPMELLEERNKDTGAEKHVPVMEKTESGVKVKIGSIPHPMEEDHYIEWIEIMVDGAIYKKFLKPGDGPEAVFEIDSPIESITARDYCNIHGLWISS; encoded by the coding sequence ATGACTGAGCTAAATCAGGTCTATAGATGCCAAGTTTGTGAAAATATAGTGGAAGTAGTTCATCCGGGTATTGGGGAACTGGTCTGCTGTGGACAGCCTATGGAATTATTAGAGGAGCGAAATAAAGATACTGGAGCTGAAAAACACGTTCCGGTAATGGAAAAAACAGAGTCTGGTGTGAAGGTTAAAATTGGATCAATTCCTCATCCTATGGAAGAGGATCATTACATTGAATGGATAGAAATTATGGTTGATGGAGCCATCTACAAAAAGTTCCTAAAACCTGGTGATGGACCAGAAGCAGTATTTGAAATAGATTCTCCTATAGAATCTATAACTGCCAGAGATTACTGCAATATTCATGGTTTGTGGATATCCAGTTAA